The Polyangium aurulentum genomic interval CGCGCGGCGCCGATCACGCCCGCGGGCAAGACGAGCAGCAGGGTGCAGGGCAGGAACGAAAGCAGCGCGAGCGCGACGCCGAAGCCGAGCACCGAGCTGATGTTCTCGCGCATGAAGTCGATGCGCTTGCCCACCGAGACGCCGCGGATGGACAGCGGAAAGTCGCACAGGTCCCAGGCGATGAGGATGCCCGTGACGACGAGCTGCAAGGGGACCGTGACCACGCTGGCGGGGGGGAAGAAGAAGCTCACGAGCGCGAGCAGCCCGAGCAGCGGCACGCCGAAGCCGAACGAGACGAGCGAGGACTGGAGCGAGCGACCGACGTCCTCGAGGAAGCTCGTCGGCGGCCAGCCGGGCGCGCCCATGTCGGCCTCGACCCGGCGGACGATGCGCTCGAGCGCGGGCCCCGAGATCGGCTTGGCGAGCGCGAACGACAGGGCGAGCGCGAGCGCGAGCGCGAGGGCGGTGCCGAGGATCTGAAGCGCCACGACGAGGGCCGCCCAGAGCGCGCCCTCGTGCTCTCCGAGGATCGAGGAGACGAGCCCCGGGGCGAACGTGACAGCCAGCCCGCCGAACACGACCGCGAGCACGAGGGCCACGGCGATGGGCACGAGCGCGAGGCCCCAGATGTCGGGCGTCCCGAGCAGGTAGCGATAGCCGCCGAAGAGGGCACCGAGGCCCGCGCTGAACCCTGGGCGCGTGGGGGGCGCGGGGGGCGGATGTGGGGCGAGGGCGGTGGGAGGCAGTCCGGGGGTGGTCATGCGGCGCGTCAAAAAAGTAAGGGCGCCCGGGGCGGCGGGTCAATGTCCAAGGCGTGGAGCGTGCGGGGCTTCGAGCGTCCGGTGGGGGTCGGTCTCGGCGGAACATTGTTGCACGACGAAATGCCCCGGCGCCACGGGCCCGCGCATCTCGGGCACTTTTTTCACGCGGCGAGGTGCGGCACGGCCGCGCTGCGTAGTGCGATCGCCGTATGCCATCAATAATAACCCGAATCGATAGCGATCCGGTATATGTCCGCATCGCAGACCGTCGTTTTCATTGCGGATCGCGCCAATTCGTTCTAATTTTGCCGCAGCGCTGGAGCCCGCGTCGACGCGGTGGCAGATGGTCCCGTGGGGGGATTCTGTCGACGTCTGCCCCGGTCACCTGGACGGCACGGTGTGCCGTCGTCATGCGGAGCGTGTGGAGGCGAATTCAAAATGGCCACGCGAGCCAAGCTCGACATTGTCGTCCGATATATGACCATCATCCCGGCGGCGCACGTACGCGCCTGGGATTTGCCCCTTCAGCGGCGTCTCTACGCGCTGTTTCACACGACGAACGTCTCTCGGATCCTGCATTCGATATGCACGCCGATCATCGTGTGGTTCATGCTGGTGGCGCTGAGCTACGTGCCGCTGCCGTTCGTCGGCGAGCTGGGCGCGGCGCCGCAGCTTTCGTTGCTGGCGGTCGCCACGTTCGCCGCCTACGCCTTCGCGCACGACGTGCTCGCGGGGGCGCTGCTCCTGCCCGTGCAGGCGGGGCTTTGGATCACGGCGAGCGAATTCGCGGCGCGGTCCGGGCCCGAGGGGCTCGGGATCGCGGTCGCGGGCATGCTCATCGCCTCGGCCGTGCAGACGTTCTCGCATTTCTGGGAGCCCGTCCCTCCGCCGCTCAGCGGCGACGAGCACTTCTTGCCG includes:
- a CDS encoding EI24 domain-containing protein, with protein sequence MTTPGLPPTALAPHPPPAPPTRPGFSAGLGALFGGYRYLLGTPDIWGLALVPIAVALVLAVVFGGLAVTFAPGLVSSILGEHEGALWAALVVALQILGTALALALALALSFALAKPISGPALERIVRRVEADMGAPGWPPTSFLEDVGRSLQSSLVSFGFGVPLLGLLALVSFFFPPASVVTVPLQLVVTGILIAWDLCDFPLSIRGVSVGKRIDFMRENISSVLGFGVALALLSFLPCTLLLVLPAGVIGAARLTVEIERWEGRRRTS